From a region of the Halodesulfovibrio sp. genome:
- a CDS encoding mechanosensitive ion channel family protein translates to MIRNLFHLFIVCSITLPLLVASPCFGKKSAKNPLTPPDTFSPQATLQSYLTHITTAFTLLQEAFVLDLNSENLFTHTPQVLKLQKKANIHFQKAIECLDLSEVPDVYKKEFSKEVVIQLKEILDRIILPDINMVPAGNHSDNTKNKCWRIPETPIEMMLMTEGVRAGEYLFSAETVGKIPDLYQQAMLLPYKSHDTEYFFQFYISTPGSLLPPKWFHYIPRWMSENLYYGETIFQWLMLVLSFLFLFLFTAATYKFCKKRIDPEHPVRSDLYKLALPLMLAILAFLTMRFLENTVNLSGATLYYTTGLLDVIRWLSAACAIVAGASLAANIFIASPNVNPESIDASLIRTVAYLSGIFLAICVLFYGGSNLGLPLIPIITGFGVIGLAVSLAAKPTIENIIGGLTLFADRPVRIGEYCAFEDQWGKVLHIGLRSTRVRAGDRSIISIPNAIFSQMQLVNISHRDVYRFSEYIQLRQETTGTQLRWILARIREMLVAHPEVLSKYLYRVKFDSYSQYSKTVRVYTFINGELDWEDFLEVRQDLLFRIEEIIHEAGSGLAYPAQTIYLAKDKGNIAPTDSVLMDMERPEKEYPYPHTSDDRYDELADRMEYPPKSEKDFIGLTLKDTKDICKTDDIEEENDEEEPPKAMKR, encoded by the coding sequence ATGATTCGCAATTTATTTCATTTGTTCATAGTATGCAGCATCACTTTGCCATTGCTCGTTGCATCACCATGCTTTGGTAAAAAAAGCGCTAAAAATCCACTCACACCTCCAGACACATTCAGTCCGCAAGCTACCTTACAAAGTTATCTCACACACATCACCACCGCTTTTACGCTGCTGCAAGAAGCATTTGTTCTTGATCTCAATTCAGAAAACTTGTTCACACACACGCCTCAAGTCCTCAAGCTCCAAAAAAAAGCAAATATCCACTTTCAAAAAGCCATAGAATGCCTCGACCTTTCGGAAGTTCCCGATGTTTATAAAAAGGAATTTTCTAAGGAAGTTGTTATCCAGCTTAAAGAAATTCTCGATAGAATAATTCTTCCTGATATCAACATGGTTCCTGCTGGTAACCATTCTGATAATACTAAAAACAAATGCTGGCGCATCCCTGAAACACCTATAGAAATGATGCTGATGACCGAAGGAGTTCGAGCTGGTGAATACCTTTTCAGCGCCGAAACCGTAGGCAAGATCCCTGACCTGTATCAGCAAGCAATGCTACTGCCTTACAAATCACACGATACAGAATATTTCTTTCAGTTCTATATTTCCACTCCGGGGAGCCTCCTGCCACCCAAATGGTTTCATTACATTCCGCGATGGATGTCTGAAAATCTTTACTATGGCGAAACTATTTTCCAATGGCTCATGCTCGTCCTATCCTTTCTTTTTTTATTTCTCTTCACAGCAGCTACGTATAAATTTTGCAAAAAAAGAATAGACCCTGAACACCCAGTTCGCTCAGATCTATATAAGTTAGCACTGCCACTTATGCTGGCAATCCTTGCATTCCTGACAATGCGTTTTTTAGAAAATACCGTTAATCTTTCCGGCGCAACACTCTACTATACAACAGGACTGCTTGATGTCATACGATGGCTTAGCGCAGCTTGTGCAATAGTTGCTGGTGCGAGTCTTGCGGCAAATATATTCATTGCCAGCCCTAATGTTAATCCAGAATCTATTGATGCAAGTCTCATCCGCACTGTTGCCTACCTGAGTGGCATTTTCCTCGCTATCTGTGTTTTGTTTTACGGTGGTTCCAATCTCGGACTTCCACTTATTCCAATAATAACGGGGTTCGGAGTTATCGGGCTGGCAGTATCTCTAGCTGCAAAGCCTACCATCGAAAATATTATTGGGGGGCTCACACTCTTTGCAGACCGCCCCGTTCGTATCGGCGAATATTGTGCGTTTGAAGATCAATGGGGAAAAGTGTTGCATATCGGTTTACGCTCCACACGCGTCAGAGCCGGAGACCGTTCCATCATATCAATACCGAATGCCATTTTTTCGCAAATGCAGCTCGTTAATATCTCCCACAGGGACGTCTACAGATTTAGCGAATACATTCAGCTAAGGCAGGAAACAACAGGAACACAACTCCGCTGGATTCTAGCACGCATCCGAGAAATGCTCGTTGCACATCCTGAAGTGCTTTCAAAATACCTCTATAGAGTAAAATTTGATTCCTATAGCCAATATTCAAAAACAGTACGGGTCTATACATTTATTAATGGAGAATTAGATTGGGAAGATTTTCTTGAGGTACGGCAGGATCTACTCTTTCGCATTGAAGAAATTATCCATGAAGCAGGAAGCGGTTTAGCCTACCCTGCGCAGACAATCTACCTTGCCAAAGACAAAGGAAATATTGCCCCCACCGATAGTGTCCTTATGGACATGGAAAGACCGGAAAAAGAGTACCCGTACCCGCACACGAGTGATGATCGCTATGACGAGCTAGCTGATCGGATGGAATATCCACCAAAGAGTGAAAAAGATTTTATAGGACTGACACTCAAAGATACGAAAGATATTTGCAAGACGGACGATATCGAAGAAGAAAACGACGAAGAGGAACCACCCAAAGCAATGAAACGATAA
- a CDS encoding TrkH family potassium uptake protein, whose translation MRVKYCLYIIGALLGAVGLTMLFPIGWAIYYQDAGLAPLLTSTAITLCVGAALFLLFRPKQKLMMNHREGMAIVAIGWLAAGLAGALPFYFGDVFPSWTDCVFESISGFTTTGSSVMTDIESVAKSLLMWRSLTHWLGGMGIIVLSLAILPFLGVGGMQLYKAEVPGPVPDKLKPRIKDTAAALWKVYVFFSLLLCILLMFGGMNLFDAICHTFGTMATGGFSTKNTSAGYYNSAYIDWVITIFMFIAGANFSLHFRAFAGDLKCFWKDSEFRFYTAIIVLFTAIITYTVYGSNYDSLSASLQYAAFQVVSICTTTGFATADYELWAPLAQALLLFLMFLGGCAGSTGGGMKCMRIQLLLKQGYHELFRLVHPRAVKHIKLGGRTVSQSVMSGVLGFFVIYLALFVISGFLLSATGLDVLTSFAAVVACIGNIGPGLGSVGPAENFAHLPAFAKWVLTLCMLLGRLEIYTVFILFVPEFWKK comes from the coding sequence ATGCGAGTTAAATACTGTCTTTATATTATTGGAGCGTTGCTTGGGGCTGTGGGTCTCACAATGCTCTTTCCTATTGGCTGGGCGATATATTATCAGGACGCAGGATTGGCACCGCTACTGACATCAACTGCGATTACATTGTGCGTTGGTGCTGCGTTGTTTTTGCTGTTCCGCCCTAAGCAAAAGCTGATGATGAATCACAGAGAGGGCATGGCTATTGTCGCCATTGGCTGGCTTGCGGCTGGTCTTGCAGGGGCGTTGCCATTTTACTTTGGTGACGTTTTTCCTTCGTGGACGGATTGTGTTTTTGAATCCATTTCTGGATTTACCACAACTGGTTCCAGTGTGATGACGGATATTGAATCTGTGGCTAAAAGCTTGCTTATGTGGCGCAGCTTGACGCATTGGCTTGGCGGCATGGGAATCATTGTTCTTTCCTTAGCTATTCTGCCTTTTCTTGGTGTCGGTGGTATGCAGCTGTACAAAGCAGAAGTTCCGGGACCTGTTCCGGACAAGCTTAAGCCGCGCATTAAAGATACAGCAGCAGCGCTGTGGAAAGTATATGTGTTTTTCTCATTGTTGCTTTGCATTTTGCTGATGTTCGGTGGAATGAACTTGTTTGATGCTATCTGTCATACCTTTGGTACAATGGCGACGGGTGGCTTCTCTACGAAGAATACCTCGGCAGGGTATTACAATAGTGCATATATTGATTGGGTAATTACCATCTTTATGTTTATTGCCGGTGCAAACTTCTCCTTACACTTTAGAGCGTTTGCCGGTGATCTTAAATGCTTTTGGAAAGATTCTGAATTTAGATTCTACACCGCAATAATTGTGCTTTTCACCGCAATTATTACGTACACTGTGTATGGATCGAATTACGATTCTTTGTCTGCCTCATTGCAGTACGCAGCGTTTCAGGTTGTTTCAATCTGTACGACAACTGGTTTTGCAACGGCAGATTATGAGTTGTGGGCACCGCTGGCACAGGCGCTGCTATTGTTTCTCATGTTTCTTGGGGGCTGTGCAGGTTCCACAGGTGGTGGCATGAAATGCATGCGTATCCAACTGTTGTTGAAGCAAGGCTACCATGAATTATTTAGACTAGTGCATCCTCGTGCTGTAAAGCATATTAAGCTTGGCGGGCGTACTGTTTCGCAAAGCGTTATGTCCGGTGTACTGGGCTTCTTTGTTATTTATCTCGCGTTGTTTGTGATTTCAGGATTTCTGCTGTCTGCAACAGGGCTGGATGTGTTGACGTCATTTGCTGCGGTTGTGGCATGTATCGGTAACATTGGACCGGGGCTTGGCTCTGTAGGGCCTGCTGAAAACTTTGCCCACCTCCCAGCGTTTGCAAAATGGGTGTTAACGCTCTGTATGCTACTTGGGCGATTGGAAATTTATACAGTATTTATTCTCTTCGTTCCTGAGTTTTGGAAAAAATAA